The Parashewanella tropica genome window below encodes:
- the argH gene encoding argininosuccinate lyase, translating into MALWGGRFQSGSSEYFKTFNDSLHFDQALILQDIEGSIAWSKAIYQAGVLALEEQQALEQALYELAELAKAGELDIINSNAEDIHSYVEAKLTEKLGDVAKKLHTGRSRNDQVATDLRLWCKQQNDELQGLLRTCQQSLVALAEANKQHIFPGYTHLQRAQPVRFAHWCLAYVEMLKRDEKRLVAANKHINQCPLGSGALAGVVYDINREQLAHDLGFDSPCLNSLDAVSDRDFVLELLFAASTSMMHLSRMAEDLIFFNSGEASFITLGDQVTSGSSLMPQKKNPDALELIRGKCGRVFGSLQGLLVTLKGLPLAYNKDMQEDKEGIFDAVNQWQQCLLMANEVVNSIEVRSDQCKKAAAEGYSNATELADYLVAKGVPFRTAHEISGQVVLYAIGQQEPIERLRLDELQQFSSLIENDVYQFLDLEHLVDKRSTIGGTGIEAVNKAIESFRHELGVANFTIRDAKLTDLRGISKLVNYWADKEENLPRSEQELIQFIRDFAVVESEGQICGCAALYMYSTGLAEIRSLGVSVNHQGHGYGKALVEHLLKRAETLALNKVLALTRKPEFFSRLGFSLSDKHHLPEKVMKDCEPCPKKHACDETALIYYVNRII; encoded by the coding sequence ATGGCACTATGGGGAGGACGGTTTCAATCAGGTAGTAGTGAGTACTTTAAAACCTTTAATGACTCATTGCATTTTGACCAAGCCTTAATTTTGCAAGATATCGAAGGCTCGATTGCTTGGTCAAAAGCGATTTACCAAGCAGGCGTATTGGCGCTTGAAGAGCAACAAGCGTTAGAGCAAGCCTTGTATGAATTGGCAGAGTTAGCAAAAGCAGGTGAGCTGGATATTATTAACTCTAATGCTGAAGACATTCATAGCTATGTCGAAGCTAAGCTGACAGAAAAGTTAGGTGACGTCGCTAAAAAGTTGCACACAGGGCGTAGTCGTAATGACCAAGTGGCGACTGACTTACGCTTGTGGTGTAAACAGCAAAACGACGAGTTGCAGGGGTTATTGCGAACGTGTCAACAAAGTTTAGTGGCTCTGGCTGAAGCGAATAAGCAGCATATTTTCCCCGGTTATACCCATTTACAACGAGCACAGCCAGTTCGTTTTGCTCATTGGTGCTTAGCTTACGTGGAAATGCTAAAACGGGATGAAAAACGTTTGGTTGCCGCCAATAAGCACATAAACCAATGTCCATTGGGGAGTGGGGCATTAGCAGGTGTGGTTTATGACATTAATCGTGAGCAATTAGCGCATGATTTAGGTTTTGATTCGCCTTGTCTAAATAGTTTAGACGCGGTATCCGACCGTGATTTCGTACTGGAATTACTGTTTGCAGCAAGTACCAGCATGATGCACTTGTCTCGCATGGCGGAAGATCTGATTTTCTTTAACTCGGGAGAAGCCAGTTTCATCACCTTGGGCGACCAAGTGACGTCTGGCTCGTCACTGATGCCGCAAAAAAAGAATCCAGATGCGTTAGAGCTTATTCGTGGTAAATGCGGACGTGTTTTTGGCTCGCTGCAAGGCTTATTGGTAACGCTCAAAGGGCTGCCTTTGGCGTACAACAAAGATATGCAGGAAGATAAAGAAGGAATTTTCGATGCGGTTAACCAGTGGCAACAATGTTTATTGATGGCCAATGAAGTCGTAAATTCTATTGAAGTTCGAAGCGATCAATGCAAAAAAGCGGCAGCAGAAGGTTACTCTAATGCGACGGAGCTGGCTGATTATCTTGTGGCTAAAGGTGTTCCATTTAGAACAGCTCACGAAATCTCTGGTCAAGTTGTGTTATATGCCATTGGTCAACAAGAGCCAATTGAGCGTTTAAGGCTGGATGAATTACAACAATTTTCTTCACTGATTGAAAATGACGTTTATCAGTTCTTGGATTTAGAACATCTTGTCGATAAACGCAGTACCATTGGTGGGACGGGCATTGAAGCGGTTAATAAAGCGATTGAAAGCTTCCGTCATGAACTTGGTGTGGCTAACTTTACGATTCGAGATGCCAAGCTAACTGATTTACGTGGGATCAGTAAATTAGTGAACTACTGGGCGGATAAAGAAGAAAATCTGCCACGTTCAGAGCAAGAGCTTATCCAGTTTATTCGTGATTTTGCCGTGGTGGAAAGTGAAGGGCAGATTTGTGGCTGCGCTGCTTTGTATATGTACAGTACAGGACTTGCTGAAATTCGTTCATTAGGTGTGTCGGTAAATCATCAAGGTCATGGCTATGGTAAAGCTTTAGTCGAGCACTTATTAAAACGTGCAGAAACACTAGCGCTAAATAAAGTGTTAGCGCTGACTCGAAAGCCAGAGTTCTTTAGTCGCTTAGGTTTTAGCCTGTCAGATAAACACCATTTACCTGAAAAAGTAATGAAGGATTGCGAACCTTGTCCGAAGAAGCATGCTTGCGATGAAACGGCGTTGATTTACTACGTGAATCGGATTATTTGA